A region of the Sporolituus thermophilus DSM 23256 genome:
TAAAGGCCGACAGCCCGGACATGGTGCCAAACTCGCAAGTCCGGAACCAATCAGCGTAAAACTTTACAATGTTAATATAAACAAACGAAACGCCTAACCCGATAATAAACCGGGCCACATATAAAAAAGGCAGGTCGGGTGCCCAGCCAAAAGCAAAAGCGCCACAAGCCATTACCGCCGCCGAAATGGTAATTGTCCGGCGTGGACCGAAACGGTCCGCCGCAATTCCGGCCGGTACCTGCAGTGCCGCATAAGTATAAAAATAGATGGACGAAAGCACGCCCAGCTCTGATGCGCGGGCAATATTAAAATCGCGCATCAGGCTGTCGGAAACAACGCCTGTCGCCACCCGGTGAAAATATACGATTAAAAAGGCCAATGCCAACGGCGCCCAAATAATCCAGCGGCGTCGCTTAACCTGCCGTACCTGAGCCGCCCATTCCGCATTATCCAAGGCAATCACCGTAAAAGCGTTTTGCGGCATGCGCTCTTAACATGCCTGTAATGCTCTAATTTATTGTACTTTTCTTTTGTCTTTTTGTCAAAACTAACCTCCATTTCTGACACTTTATTTTTCTACTTTCTTTACCCTTAGTGCCGGTTTACCCTTTTATCGGCAACTTTTTCGGCGTATTTACACGCCGGCGCAGCCAGACATCCTCCCATACCTATGCCGGAACAGATAATTAATATGTTTAAAATTGCCGGCCGGTGTACATCCTTAAAATAGTAAACTCTAAAGAAAGGGGATAAAGCTATGTTTGGGTTACCGCATCGCAATGGCAATTTGCCTGCCGCCCCACGCGACTATTTTAATCAAATTATGCGGAGCTTCTTTGACCATGACTTTTTGGCGCCTTTTGAAAACATTGCTGCCCTGACAGGCTCTTTTCGCGTCGACCTTCGGGAAACGGAAAACGAATACATCATCGAGGCGGACTTACCAGGGGTTAAGAAGGAAGATATTACCCTGCGTTATGAAAATAATTATTTGACCATCGCGGCCCAACGCAATGAAACCCAGGAAGTAAAAGAAGAAAACTATGTGCGGAAAGAACGACGGTTTGGCCAGCTCCAGCGGAGCTTCTATGTCGATAATGTAATTGAAGACCAAATAAGCGCTAAATTTACCGACGGTGTCCTTACCGTTACGCTGCCTAAGAAAGACAAGAACGAGAGAAGAAGGAGCAACATCCCAATTCAGTAAACAGCGGCCGTACTTACCGGTACGGCTGTTTTTTATCCCTGCCGGGCACCCCAAAGCAAAGCGGCAGATTGGCCAACCCCGATTACAGGGCCGACCAATCTGCCGTCTTCTATCTTACCCGTACCGCTTGCTGCAATTCTTACGCCATTTGCGCCAGAGTGCTACTGGCCGAAGCCACGTCTTGCATGGTCGCCGCTTGTTCTTAATACTGAAAAAAGAATAGAATTATTAATCGAGCAGTTTAAAGCAATTCTATAATTTTTAGGAATTTAAAACTCGGGAACCAGCCGGGCGCCAAAATAGGCCAGACTTGATGCCCGGAAAAAAGACTGTGCCCAGGGCAAGCGGACCGGCGGCGCTATCGTATTGATAAAGTCCGACAAAACTGGGCTTAACGCGTCAAAATCAATCAAAAACCCGTCATGTCCATGGGGACTGTCAATCTGGGCATACCGCGCAGCCTTGCCGAGGCGGCGTAGGACTTCAACCAGCTCCTGTTGCTGATAAGCCGGATACAAAATGTCGGAACTTACCCCTACGATTAAGACACGAGCTTCAATCCTGGCCAGGGCTGCCTCATAAGACGCATAACCGGCACCAAGGTCATGAAGGTCAAGGGCTCTTAGCAAATAAAGGTAGGAGTTGGCGTCAAACCGGCGTACCAGGCTAATCCCCTGGTAGTCAAGGTAGTTTTCCACTTCGAACTGACCGCCGCGCATTCTCCTGCCAAACTTAGCGGCCATTGACGGCTCGCTTTGGTAGGTAATCATTCCCAGGGCGCGGGCGATCGACAGGCCGATTTGCGGGCCGGCGCCACCATAATAATCACCCTGCCGCCAGGCCGGGTCGAGCATCACCGCTTCCCTCGCCACTTTATTGTAGGCTATGGACTGGGCGGAAGAATAACCGGGAGCCGCAATGGCTATTATACCATCCATAAATCCGGGATAAGTGACCCCCCATTCCAAAGCCTGCATCCCGCCCATGGATCCTCCGATTACCAAGGCCAGCCGGTAAATGTCAAGTTGCTCTAACAGCCGTTTCTGGACATGGACCATGTCCCGTATGGTAATGGCGGGAAACCGCATGCCGTACGGCCGCCCGGTCGCCGGGTCCGGCGAGGACGGCCCCGTCGTTCCCCGGCATCCACCCAGAACATTGGAACAAATAACGAAGAAACGGTTGGTGTCTATCGGCCGTCCCGGTCCTACCAATGCGTCCCACCAACCTTTTTCGTCCTTGTCGTCGTGGGCCGCCACATGGCTGTCGCCAGTCAGGGCGTGGGCCACCAAAATTACGTTGTCCCGGTTGGGCGATAGTGTCCCGTAAGTTTCATAAGCCACGGTAACATCGGTTAGTGTTCCACCCATGGTCAGTACGAGAGGATTGTCCGGGTCAGCCACTTTCGCATACTTAAGAAATGGACGCAAAACACCATCCACCTCCTACCGCCAACTATAAGGATAGAGCAAACTCTCCCCATCTAAAGCGCTTGGACCGCCGCCAGGGCCTGCTCAAGGTCGTAAATTATGTCGCTTACATCTTCAATTCCTATGGAAAGACGGATCATGTCATCCGGCACTCCCGCACTGGCGCGCTGCTCTGATGTAAGCTGCGAATGAGTGGTGCTGGCGGGATGAATAACCAGTGATTTGGCATCGCCAACGTTAGCGAGCAAGGAAAGCAACTTAAGGCTGTCAATAAACTTTTTGCCGGCCGCAAGACCGCCTTTTATGCCGAACGTCAGGATGGCTCCCGCACCCTTTGCCAGGTACTTTTGCGCCAAGTCATGCTGCGGGTGGCTAGGAAGACCGGGATAGTTGACCCACGCTACCTGATCATGTGCGGCAAGGTATTCTGCCACAGTCTGGGCATTCTCACTGTGACGGGCCATCCGTAAGTGCAGCGTTTCCAGTCCCTGAAGCAGCAGAAAACTGTTAAAAGGGCTGATGCAGGCGCCAAGGTCGCGTAAAACTTGCACCCGCAGGCGAATAATAAAGGCCATGGGGCCAAACTCCTGAGAATAGCGCAAGTTATGATAACTGGGATCAGGCTCATTCAATAACGGAAAGTTGCCTGCGGCCCAGTTAAACTTACCGCCGTCGACGACGATACCGCCCATCGTCGTACCATGACCGCCGATAAATTTCGTTGCCGAATGGACTACGATATCGGCACCGAAATCGAAAGGCCGGCATAAATAAGGAGTGGCAAAAGTATTATCGATAATCAGCGGTATGGTATTCTCATGGGCTATAGCGGCGACTTTTTCAATATCCAGTACCCCAAGCCCGGGATTGCCGATAATTTCCCCATAGACAGCTTTAGTCCTTGGTGTGATGGCTTTC
Encoded here:
- a CDS encoding Hsp20/alpha crystallin family protein gives rise to the protein MFGLPHRNGNLPAAPRDYFNQIMRSFFDHDFLAPFENIAALTGSFRVDLRETENEYIIEADLPGVKKEDITLRYENNYLTIAAQRNETQEVKEENYVRKERRFGQLQRSFYVDNVIEDQISAKFTDGVLTVTLPKKDKNERRRSNIPIQ
- the metX gene encoding homoserine O-acetyltransferase MetX, translating into MRPFLKYAKVADPDNPLVLTMGGTLTDVTVAYETYGTLSPNRDNVILVAHALTGDSHVAAHDDKDEKGWWDALVGPGRPIDTNRFFVICSNVLGGCRGTTGPSSPDPATGRPYGMRFPAITIRDMVHVQKRLLEQLDIYRLALVIGGSMGGMQALEWGVTYPGFMDGIIAIAAPGYSSAQSIAYNKVAREAVMLDPAWRQGDYYGGAGPQIGLSIARALGMITYQSEPSMAAKFGRRMRGGQFEVENYLDYQGISLVRRFDANSYLYLLRALDLHDLGAGYASYEAALARIEARVLIVGVSSDILYPAYQQQELVEVLRRLGKAARYAQIDSPHGHDGFLIDFDALSPVLSDFINTIAPPVRLPWAQSFFRASSLAYFGARLVPEF
- a CDS encoding homocysteine synthase, whose protein sequence is MHLPDNLKIATLAVHGGQTPDPATGARAVPIYQSTSYNFRDSDHAAALFALKETGNIYTRIMNPTTDVLEKRMAALEGGVGALAFASGHAAIAATILNIAKAGDEIVSSSALYGGTYNLFLYTLPRLGITVKLVDPSDPENFRKAITPRTKAVYGEIIGNPGLGVLDIEKVAAIAHENTIPLIIDNTFATPYLCRPFDFGADIVVHSATKFIGGHGTTMGGIVVDGGKFNWAAGNFPLLNEPDPSYHNLRYSQEFGPMAFIIRLRVQVLRDLGACISPFNSFLLLQGLETLHLRMARHSENAQTVAEYLAAHDQVAWVNYPGLPSHPQHDLAQKYLAKGAGAILTFGIKGGLAAGKKFIDSLKLLSLLANVGDAKSLVIHPASTTHSQLTSEQRASAGVPDDMIRLSIGIEDVSDIIYDLEQALAAVQAL